Proteins encoded by one window of Babylonia areolata isolate BAREFJ2019XMU chromosome 8, ASM4173473v1, whole genome shotgun sequence:
- the LOC143285262 gene encoding uncharacterized protein LOC143285262 has product MCVSMAEGCFLPIVVLLVQCFQGSCRAGAVSAPGSEPRDVTPEPLANNSRAVSIHWKPPERPNGQITGYLIFYTTDGSQEGVDWVIKGVVSDKMSAVISRLTLDTTYYFKVRAITDSGFGPFSRTVQYHTPAAECPRYLYGQDCGQHCGHCKNDDVCNVVTGNCPDGCDDGYDGLRCDTCERNLYGPGCTAVCGQCQNDDVCDALTGVCPGGCREGFHGPRCDRESLCLPVSLLECGWGWRRGMEEMTSLSVREDCDVRRGDVTQRQLRL; this is encoded by the exons ATGTGTGTCAGCATGGCCGAAGGGTGTTTTCTGCCTATTGTTGTATTACTTGTGCAATGTTTTCAGGGTTCCTGTCGGGCAGGCGCtg TGTCAGCACCTGGCTCAGAACCCCGAGATGTGACCCCCGAACCCCTGGCCAACAACTCGCGGGCTGTCAGTATCCACTGGAAACCACCGGAGAGACCCAACGGCCAGATCACAG GTTACCTGATCTTTTACACGACGGACGGTAGCCAGGAGGGCGTGGACTGGGTGATAAAGGGGGTGGTGAGCGACAAGATGTCCGCCGTCATCAGCAGACTGACcctggacaccacctactacttCAAGGTGCGGGCAATCACCGACAGCGGCTTCGGACCCTTCTCCCGCACTGTCCAGTATCACACACCTGCTGCTG AGTGTCCAAGATACCTGTACGGCCAGGACTGCGGTCAGCACTGTGGACACTGCAAGAACGACGACGTTTGTAACGTCGTCACTGGGAACTGCCCTGACGGCTGTGATGATGGATATGATGGTCTTCGCTGTgaca CGTGTGAAAGGAACCTGTACGGGCCGGGATGCACAGCGGTGTGTGGACAGTGCCAGAACGACGACGTGTGCGATGCCCTTACCGGCGTCTGTCCTGGAGGCTGTCGCGAGGGCTTCCACGGTCCCCGCTGTGACCGTGAGTCTCTGTGCCTCCCTGTGTCGTTGTTGGAAtgcgggtggggatggaggagggggatggagg